The following proteins are encoded in a genomic region of Haloarcula marina:
- a CDS encoding metal-dependent hydrolase: MPWEHAFVGYVSYSLFVHAVYRASPTSASTIVVGVGSLFPDLVDKPLAWELGIFPSGYGIAHSVFFALPVSVATGWFAWSRGRPRLGIAFTVGYLLHLMADLGSKFLLDGELQLARVLWPIRQAGSGYDTGFVGELTGNIVGYVRWMSSEMVSANPDPYFLLLLGIWLLGMAVWLYDGMPVARDLFDAVRRVVRDIARAARSSRR; the protein is encoded by the coding sequence ATGCCGTGGGAACACGCTTTCGTCGGGTACGTTAGCTACTCACTGTTCGTCCACGCAGTCTACCGCGCGTCACCGACGAGTGCGTCGACAATCGTGGTCGGTGTTGGCTCGCTGTTCCCGGACCTCGTCGATAAGCCCCTTGCGTGGGAGTTGGGCATATTCCCGAGCGGGTATGGTATCGCTCACTCGGTTTTCTTCGCGTTGCCTGTGTCGGTTGCCACAGGATGGTTCGCGTGGTCACGCGGACGGCCGCGGCTTGGCATAGCGTTCACAGTGGGCTACCTCCTCCATCTCATGGCCGACCTCGGCTCGAAGTTTCTCCTCGATGGGGAACTGCAATTGGCCCGGGTTCTGTGGCCGATTCGGCAGGCTGGGTCAGGATACGACACCGGGTTCGTCGGAGAACTGACAGGCAACATCGTCGGGTACGTCCGCTGGATGAGCAGCGAGATGGTGTCTGCCAACCCGGACCCGTACTTCCTCCTCCTGCTCGGAATTTGGCTACTTGGAATGGCAGTGTGGCTTTATGACGGAATGCCCGTCGCCCGCGACCTGTTCGACGCGGTCAGACGAGTAGTGCGTGATATCGCTCGCGCCGCGCGGTCCTCCCGACGCTGA
- a CDS encoding AAA family ATPase: MSTDTDVDVVTDHCGTVLDAVEGAVITERETLETVLSGFLARGHVLLEDVPGTGKTLTARSLAAALGLSFSRIQFTPDLLPSDVTGTYVFNEQAQEFEFRGGPIFGNVVLADEINRASPKTQAALLEAMAEGQVTIEGTTHELPEPFFVIATQNPIEQDGTFPLPEAQVDRFVVKTSLGYPDEDGELELVDRRAARTDRTPTVDAAVSMAPRELRRAPEAVHVERDVREYVVRLARATREDPRVQTGVSPRATQRLFEAVRALAVVRGRDYVTPDHVARIAPEVLAHRLVLTPDARVDDVEKRAVVADLLESVEVPTVEYSEG, translated from the coding sequence ATGAGTACGGACACAGACGTCGATGTCGTCACGGACCACTGCGGCACCGTCCTCGACGCCGTCGAGGGCGCGGTCATCACCGAACGGGAGACGCTCGAAACGGTTCTGTCGGGCTTTCTCGCCCGGGGACACGTCCTTCTCGAAGACGTTCCGGGGACGGGCAAGACGCTGACCGCGCGGTCGCTGGCGGCGGCGCTGGGACTCTCTTTCTCACGCATCCAGTTCACGCCGGACCTCTTGCCGTCGGACGTGACCGGGACGTACGTCTTCAACGAACAGGCACAGGAGTTCGAGTTCCGCGGCGGCCCCATCTTCGGCAACGTCGTCCTCGCCGACGAGATAAACCGCGCGTCGCCGAAGACCCAAGCCGCGCTGCTGGAGGCGATGGCGGAGGGGCAGGTGACCATCGAGGGGACGACTCACGAACTGCCGGAACCGTTCTTCGTCATCGCGACGCAGAACCCCATCGAGCAGGACGGGACGTTCCCGCTACCGGAGGCGCAGGTCGACCGCTTCGTCGTGAAGACGAGTCTGGGCTATCCGGACGAGGACGGCGAGTTGGAACTGGTCGACCGGCGGGCGGCCCGCACCGACCGGACGCCGACCGTCGACGCGGCCGTCTCGATGGCCCCGCGGGAACTCCGGCGGGCGCCGGAGGCGGTCCACGTCGAGCGTGACGTTCGAGAGTACGTCGTCCGACTGGCGCGGGCGACCCGCGAGGACCCGCGGGTGCAGACTGGGGTCTCCCCGCGGGCGACCCAACGGTTGTTCGAGGCGGTGCGGGCGCTGGCGGTGGTCAGGGGGCGGGACTACGTCACGCCGGACCACGTCGCCCGCATCGCGCCGGAGGTTCTGGCCCACCGCCTCGTGCTGACGCCGGACGCACGCGTCGACGACGTGGAGAAGCGTGCGGTGGTCGCGGACTTACTGGAGTCGGTCGAAGTCCCGACGGTGGAGTACAGCGAAGGCTGA
- a CDS encoding DUF7519 family protein — protein sequence MVRVSASDREHARIDHRPTPLASTLSLVLAAVSTLLLVSTPGQQLAVLGTLLGVALVVVDGRSLFGLDRLPTYLLAAAGVGLVVWSVAHGVTAVAEFGARAELVPGLVGLVLLGLGVRPLSQRFARRFVSAGLAALVVGVLLAGVFQRAGPTLLLAAAASAVVAWDLGEHGIGLGEQLRADARTREVELLHGGASASFGAVLVVAATLLFAGGGRDLPLSVLALLLAAAVVLMAALYR from the coding sequence GTGGTCCGCGTGAGCGCGAGCGACCGTGAGCACGCGCGTATCGACCACCGACCGACGCCGCTTGCGAGTACGCTCTCGCTGGTGTTGGCGGCCGTCTCGACGCTCCTGCTCGTCTCGACGCCCGGCCAGCAACTCGCCGTCCTCGGAACGCTCCTCGGGGTTGCGCTCGTGGTCGTCGACGGACGGTCGCTGTTCGGACTCGACCGCCTGCCGACCTACCTCCTCGCCGCCGCGGGCGTCGGCCTCGTCGTCTGGTCGGTCGCTCACGGCGTGACCGCCGTCGCGGAGTTCGGCGCGCGGGCCGAACTCGTCCCGGGTCTCGTCGGCCTCGTCTTGCTCGGCCTCGGGGTCCGCCCGCTCAGTCAGCGATTCGCCCGCCGGTTCGTCTCGGCCGGTCTCGCGGCGCTCGTCGTCGGCGTCCTCCTCGCCGGTGTCTTCCAGCGCGCGGGGCCGACGCTCCTGCTCGCGGCTGCCGCCAGCGCCGTCGTCGCGTGGGACCTCGGCGAACACGGCATCGGCCTCGGCGAGCAGTTGCGCGCCGACGCCCGGACCCGCGAGGTCGAACTGCTCCACGGGGGGGCCAGCGCCAGTTTCGGCGCAGTGCTCGTGGTGGCCGCGACGCTACTGTTCGCCGGTGGCGGCCGGGACCTGCCGCTGTCCGTGTTGGCGCTGTTGCTCGCCGCCGCCGTCGTCCTGATGGCGGCGCTGTATCGATGA
- a CDS encoding alkaline phosphatase family protein, which yields MSGDDSSSRTIVFGFDALDFRYLDRYRESLPNFERLREGGFEAPLRSTHPPWTGSAWPSMYTGVDPSYHGAYGFFRYDGYPDQGELISRADVAAPAIWDFLSTEGVPSVVLNVPITHPAEPIEGVMIPGYIAQETVSGHPSGIREEVSGAIDEQYRIYSHAEKSSDGEERLKGYLDLIDTRKQAAKYLVREKEWEFAFVQVQKTDAVVHNFDDDAAFRQVYEAADDLMGTVLEEIAEPVNVIVCSDHGIGPVRGHRIFVNELLRRGGYLETTEGGATPSLGGRKSELVGETVDDDRDESWATQMLSTVVDTLGRAGITPGRVYRTTTSLGVPPAVFKRLPEALVDATSKQVDWRQSRAYCRRHTRLGIRINLEGREPDGVVAPSEYEQVQREIVDLLERVETPDGQPAFDSVVRRQEFYDGPLADHGPDVVVRPRDMDNSLSDSLYGGEFVGVDKHDHKLDGVFVASGPAFDEDFEAERLSLTDVAPVVLAAMGRPVPERMTGTAPRDLLAASVRVRRFDDVPYARGSLHDQSSDGEVTERLEDLGYL from the coding sequence ATGAGCGGGGATGACTCGAGTTCTCGGACAATCGTATTCGGGTTCGACGCGCTCGACTTTCGGTATCTGGACCGGTATCGAGAATCGCTACCGAATTTTGAACGACTCCGCGAGGGCGGCTTTGAGGCCCCGCTTCGCTCGACACATCCGCCGTGGACGGGGAGCGCGTGGCCCTCGATGTACACGGGAGTCGACCCCAGTTATCACGGCGCGTACGGGTTCTTTCGGTACGACGGGTATCCCGACCAAGGCGAGTTGATCTCTCGAGCGGACGTGGCGGCGCCAGCGATATGGGACTTCCTGTCGACCGAGGGGGTGCCGTCAGTAGTGCTCAACGTTCCCATTACGCACCCGGCCGAACCTATCGAGGGCGTCATGATTCCGGGATACATCGCACAGGAGACTGTCTCCGGGCATCCGTCCGGAATACGCGAGGAAGTTTCGGGCGCTATCGACGAACAGTATCGTATCTACTCACACGCTGAGAAGTCCTCGGACGGGGAAGAGCGACTGAAAGGCTATCTCGACCTCATCGACACGCGAAAGCAGGCCGCGAAATATCTGGTGCGCGAAAAAGAATGGGAGTTCGCGTTCGTTCAGGTCCAGAAGACCGACGCGGTGGTTCACAATTTCGACGACGACGCGGCATTCAGGCAGGTCTACGAAGCGGCCGACGACCTGATGGGGACGGTTCTGGAGGAGATAGCGGAGCCAGTAAACGTCATTGTCTGCTCGGACCACGGTATCGGACCGGTTCGAGGCCATCGCATCTTCGTCAACGAACTGCTCCGACGCGGCGGGTACTTGGAGACGACCGAAGGCGGGGCGACGCCATCACTCGGGGGCCGGAAGTCGGAACTCGTCGGCGAGACAGTCGACGATGACCGCGACGAGTCGTGGGCCACTCAAATGCTCTCGACTGTCGTTGACACGCTCGGCCGTGCGGGTATCACGCCGGGTCGGGTGTACAGGACGACCACCTCCCTCGGGGTTCCGCCGGCGGTGTTCAAGAGGTTACCCGAGGCCCTCGTCGACGCCACCTCGAAACAGGTCGACTGGCGACAGTCGCGGGCGTACTGTCGGCGGCACACGCGACTGGGAATCCGAATCAACCTTGAGGGGAGAGAGCCGGACGGTGTCGTTGCACCCTCGGAGTATGAACAGGTTCAACGGGAGATAGTCGACTTACTGGAACGCGTCGAGACGCCGGACGGCCAACCGGCGTTCGACTCCGTTGTGCGACGGCAGGAGTTTTACGACGGACCGCTCGCCGACCACGGGCCTGACGTAGTCGTCCGTCCGCGAGACATGGACAACAGTCTCTCGGACTCGCTCTACGGTGGGGAATTCGTCGGGGTAGACAAACACGACCACAAACTCGACGGCGTCTTCGTGGCGTCGGGACCGGCGTTCGATGAGGACTTTGAGGCCGAACGGCTCTCGCTGACCGACGTCGCGCCCGTGGTGTTGGCGGCGATGGGGCGACCGGTTCCCGAACGGATGACGGGGACGGCCCCGCGGGACTTGCTCGCAGCGTCGGTCCGCGTACGGCGCTTCGACGACGTGCCGTACGCCAGGGGTTCCCTCCACGACCAATCGTCGGATGGCGAGGTGACTGAGCGACTCGAAGACCTCGGCTATCTCTGA
- a CDS encoding flippase translates to MSLKDELASRFRAQLVSKFITAAAGAALSVGLARLLDPSNYGVLFLALTVASTFQLVARFGIARSAGRYIAEYRETDPTQIPHIVRTSLLFNVGSILLAGLVLVASHRYIATLLNESALVPFLLLGTLFMVFGTLVAYLEKVIQGFEDITFVAVLRAVGRVSRVLLALGLVVAGFGATGALWGYVISSLLASVVGFVYLARRARSFYDATATAEPGLRRRIAEYAVPIMATNTSIVLDKRIDTLLVGFFLSPVAVSYYVVSEKVVSFVLAPTSALSFTISPTFGSEKAAGNLGRISRIYEETVMNALLLYAPAGAGLVLVAEPLITLVFGAEYSGAVAVLRVLGLYVILTMVMQISDNGLDYLGRARERAIARLVTAVLNVGLNVALIPVIGVVGAAIATVATRGLYTAANVAIITQELDLRAGFVLRRLGLIAFITATMSVVVFTLIEYITGWVTLVAVVAVGVVVWGALSLVTGLLETKQVLSFIK, encoded by the coding sequence ATGAGTCTCAAGGACGAACTCGCCTCGCGTTTCAGGGCTCAACTCGTAAGCAAGTTCATCACCGCCGCTGCTGGAGCCGCGCTTTCCGTTGGGCTGGCGCGGCTGTTGGACCCCAGCAATTACGGGGTACTCTTTCTCGCGCTCACCGTCGCCAGTACATTTCAGTTGGTCGCACGGTTCGGTATCGCACGCTCGGCTGGCAGATACATCGCCGAGTACAGGGAGACCGACCCGACGCAGATTCCGCACATCGTGCGAACATCGCTGCTTTTCAATGTCGGATCCATCCTCCTCGCGGGGCTGGTGCTGGTGGCCAGTCATCGCTACATCGCCACTCTCCTGAACGAATCGGCGTTGGTCCCGTTTCTGCTCCTCGGCACGCTGTTCATGGTGTTCGGGACGCTGGTGGCGTACTTGGAGAAGGTCATTCAGGGGTTTGAGGACATCACATTCGTCGCCGTGCTGCGAGCGGTCGGCCGAGTCAGCCGCGTGCTACTCGCACTGGGCCTCGTCGTCGCTGGGTTCGGCGCAACAGGTGCGCTCTGGGGGTACGTAATCAGTTCGCTCCTCGCGAGCGTCGTCGGTTTCGTTTATCTCGCACGACGCGCCCGTAGCTTCTACGACGCCACGGCCACCGCCGAACCGGGGCTCCGACGCCGAATCGCGGAGTATGCGGTCCCGATTATGGCGACGAACACGTCTATCGTCTTGGACAAGCGGATAGACACGCTCCTCGTCGGGTTCTTCCTCTCTCCTGTCGCGGTGAGCTACTACGTGGTCAGCGAGAAAGTGGTGAGTTTCGTCTTAGCACCAACCTCCGCTCTCAGTTTCACTATCTCGCCGACGTTTGGCAGTGAGAAGGCGGCAGGGAATCTCGGTCGAATCTCCCGGATATACGAAGAGACGGTGATGAACGCACTCCTTTTGTATGCACCCGCTGGTGCCGGTCTCGTCCTCGTCGCCGAACCGCTAATTACCCTCGTGTTCGGAGCGGAGTACAGTGGCGCTGTAGCCGTGCTTCGGGTTCTCGGTCTGTACGTGATACTGACGATGGTGATGCAGATCTCGGATAACGGGCTGGACTACCTCGGCCGAGCGCGCGAGCGAGCGATTGCCCGGCTGGTCACCGCCGTGCTGAACGTCGGCTTGAACGTCGCGTTAATACCGGTCATCGGGGTCGTGGGTGCTGCCATCGCCACTGTGGCAACACGCGGCCTCTACACCGCCGCGAACGTCGCTATCATCACGCAAGAACTTGACCTCCGCGCCGGATTTGTACTCCGGAGGCTCGGACTGATTGCATTTATCACGGCCACGATGTCCGTCGTCGTGTTCACTCTCATTGAGTACATCACCGGGTGGGTCACGCTCGTCGCTGTCGTCGCTGTCGGCGTCGTTGTCTGGGGAGCACTGTCGCTCGTGACTGGACTGCTAGAGACAAAGCAAGTGCTGTCCTTTATCAAGTGA